From Nicotiana tabacum cultivar K326 chromosome 20, ASM71507v2, whole genome shotgun sequence, one genomic window encodes:
- the LOC107780883 gene encoding ethylene-responsive transcription factor RAP2-1-like: MEGGSCCSRIEKRQNSQQEKPYRGIRKRKWGKWVAEIREPNKRTRIWLGSYSSPVAAARAYDTAVFHLRGPSAKLNFPQFIVNNENHQLHNQLSASDIRKKATQVGAKVDANLQTATNSTESNWLSMRPDLNEYPTPETWEELAI, encoded by the coding sequence ATGGAAGGAGGGTCATGTTGTTCAAGAATAGAGAAAAGGCAAAATAGCCAACAAGAGAAGCCATATAGAGGAATTCGTAAGAGGAAATGGGGAAAGTGGGTGGCAGAAATAAGAGAACCAAATAAAAGGACAAGAATTTGGCTAGGTTCTTACTCTTCTCCAGTAGCAGCTGCTCGTGCCTATGACACTGCTGTTTTTCACTTGAGAGGCCCTTCTGCTAAACTCAACTTCCCACAATTCATTGTTAATAATGAAAATCATCAACTTCACAACCAACTCTCTGCTTCTGATATTCGCAAGAAAGCTACTCAAGTTGGTGCCAAAGTGGATGCTAATTTGCAAACTGCAACCAATTCTACTGAGTCCAactggttatcaatgaggccagACTTAAATGAATATCCAACTCCAGAAACCTGGGAGGAATTAGCTATATAA